From Alienimonas californiensis, a single genomic window includes:
- a CDS encoding DMT family transporter, with translation MQYVYLLVAIVAEVVATSALKPSDGFRRLGPSVLVVIGYGFSFYFLLLTLRTIPIAVTYAVWSGVGTALITAVAWLAFGQKLDGPALVGIGLIVAGVVVLNAFSESVAH, from the coding sequence GTGCAATACGTTTACCTGCTCGTCGCCATCGTCGCCGAGGTCGTCGCCACCTCCGCCCTGAAGCCGTCCGACGGGTTCCGGCGACTCGGCCCCTCCGTGCTCGTCGTGATCGGGTACGGGTTCTCCTTCTACTTTCTCTTGCTCACGCTGCGGACGATCCCGATCGCCGTGACATACGCGGTTTGGTCGGGAGTCGGGACGGCGCTGATCACCGCCGTCGCGTGGTTGGCGTTCGGGCAAAAGCTGGACGGCCCCGCGCTCGTCGGGATCGGGCTGATCGTCGCGGGCGTCGTTGTACTGAACGCCTTCTCCGAGTCGGTCGCCCATTGA
- a CDS encoding FAD-dependent oxidoreductase, protein MTSIPRGEAYWNATAEAPDFPTLSGDVSVDVAVIGGGIVGITAARLFKDRGLTVAVVEAQRVGRQVTGRSTAKVSSQHGLIYQKLEKNFGEERARLYGEAQEAAVRMIRQLAAEHGIDCDLEDQAAYTYTREEKQVSQIEDEVKVAQKLGLPATLVRQTDLPFDVLAANRFDGQAQFHPTKYVAGLAGTVPGDGSHVFERSRAVDWEPTRVVTDQGVVTARHVVMATHLPLGQVGGYYAQAHPMAEPVVAARVKGAPEGMYLSVDKPSHSYRAHRNANGETYAIVAGNSFKPGHTDEERQSVEDVERWLNENFDAGPIEYRWVNEDYSSIDNAPFIGWSSSIGEGYLVATGFNAWGISNGTAAGMILADLVEGRENPWTSLFDATRVKPVAGGPKFVKENLSVAAHLVTGYLSRRPKSYDELEPGDAAIMEIDGEKVAAFKDEQGVVHAVSAVCSHMGCIVGWNETDRTWDCPCHGSRFELSGEATHGPATQPLGAPITG, encoded by the coding sequence ATGACGAGCATTCCCCGGGGCGAGGCGTACTGGAACGCCACCGCCGAAGCGCCCGATTTTCCGACGCTCTCGGGCGACGTGAGCGTCGACGTCGCCGTCATCGGCGGCGGGATCGTCGGCATCACCGCGGCCCGGCTGTTTAAAGACCGGGGGCTCACCGTCGCCGTCGTCGAGGCGCAGCGGGTCGGCCGGCAGGTGACCGGCCGCTCGACAGCCAAGGTCAGCTCGCAGCACGGCCTCATCTATCAGAAGCTCGAGAAAAACTTCGGGGAGGAGCGGGCGCGCCTCTACGGCGAAGCGCAGGAGGCGGCGGTCCGCATGATCCGGCAACTCGCAGCGGAACACGGGATTGATTGCGACCTCGAAGATCAGGCCGCCTACACCTATACGCGGGAGGAGAAACAGGTCTCCCAAATTGAAGACGAGGTGAAGGTCGCCCAGAAGCTCGGTCTCCCCGCGACCCTCGTCCGCCAGACGGACCTGCCCTTTGACGTGCTGGCGGCGAACCGCTTCGACGGCCAGGCTCAGTTTCATCCGACCAAATACGTGGCGGGGCTGGCCGGAACCGTGCCCGGCGACGGCTCCCACGTCTTCGAGCGGAGTCGTGCGGTCGACTGGGAGCCGACCCGCGTCGTCACCGACCAGGGTGTCGTGACCGCCCGCCACGTCGTGATGGCGACGCACCTGCCGCTCGGGCAGGTCGGCGGCTACTACGCCCAGGCTCATCCGATGGCCGAACCGGTCGTCGCCGCACGGGTGAAGGGGGCGCCGGAGGGAATGTACCTCAGTGTGGACAAGCCCAGCCACTCGTATCGGGCCCACCGGAACGCCAACGGCGAGACGTACGCGATCGTCGCCGGGAACAGCTTTAAGCCGGGCCACACGGACGAGGAGCGACAGTCCGTCGAAGACGTCGAACGCTGGCTCAACGAAAACTTCGACGCCGGTCCGATCGAGTACCGCTGGGTCAACGAGGATTACAGTTCGATCGACAACGCCCCCTTCATCGGCTGGTCGTCGTCGATCGGCGAGGGCTATCTCGTCGCGACCGGCTTCAACGCCTGGGGCATCAGCAACGGCACCGCGGCGGGCATGATCCTCGCCGACCTCGTCGAGGGTCGCGAGAATCCCTGGACCAGTCTGTTCGATGCGACCCGGGTGAAGCCGGTCGCCGGCGGACCGAAGTTCGTCAAGGAGAACCTGAGCGTCGCCGCCCATCTGGTCACGGGCTACCTGTCACGCCGGCCGAAGTCCTATGACGAGTTGGAACCCGGCGACGCCGCGATCATGGAGATCGACGGCGAAAAGGTCGCCGCCTTCAAGGACGAGCAGGGCGTCGTACACGCCGTTTCCGCGGTCTGCTCCCATATGGGCTGCATCGTCGGTTGGAACGAGACCGACCGGACCTGGGACTGCCCATGCCACGGCTCCCGCTTCGAACTCTCCGGCGAGGCAACCCACGGCCCCGCCACGCAGCCCCTGGGGGCTCCCATCACCGGCTGA
- a CDS encoding Gfo/Idh/MocA family protein produces MSSSSLVGRRSFLQTASAAAAAGLFVGTGRSSRGQDSPNERPVFATIGLRNQGWAITSKSTGLADFAAFADVDANVLGANLEQLEQRTKKKADGYKDYREVLDRKDVDAVMIATPDHWHTKISVEAMLAGKDVYCEKPLTLTIDEGKLIEKVVEQTGRTFQVGTMQRTESDQRFLKAIALIRDGRIGEIRKVTCGIGGAGASPEIPAVDPPKGLDWDMWLGPAPKAPYRALPEMRQGYGGGVPLYTNCHYAWRNWFETSGGQLNDWGAHHVDIATWALGASDTGPSKITPVSYSMPVDYKDGYPTVADRFNVPTSFEIRAEMPGGVPLIITSSGDNGILFEGTKGRFFVNRGKLTGKPVEELESNPLPEGAVEAVYGGPVSGNHTANFIDAMKSREQPISDVWSHNRMLETCHLANIAMRLGRELNWDPTKREIVGDAEANAFLSQESRKGYEIDM; encoded by the coding sequence ATGTCTTCGTCCTCCTTGGTAGGCCGCCGCAGTTTCCTGCAGACCGCGTCCGCCGCCGCGGCCGCCGGCCTGTTTGTCGGAACGGGCCGTTCGTCCCGCGGTCAGGATTCGCCGAACGAACGCCCCGTGTTCGCGACGATCGGGCTCCGCAACCAGGGTTGGGCGATCACCTCCAAGTCGACGGGGCTCGCGGACTTCGCCGCCTTCGCCGACGTTGACGCGAACGTCCTGGGCGCGAACCTCGAACAGCTTGAGCAGCGGACGAAGAAAAAGGCGGACGGCTATAAGGACTACCGCGAAGTTCTCGACCGAAAGGACGTCGACGCGGTCATGATCGCGACGCCGGACCACTGGCACACCAAGATTTCGGTCGAGGCGATGCTGGCCGGCAAGGACGTCTACTGCGAAAAGCCGCTGACCCTGACGATCGACGAGGGCAAGCTCATTGAGAAGGTCGTCGAGCAGACCGGGCGGACGTTCCAGGTCGGCACGATGCAGCGGACCGAGAGCGACCAACGGTTCCTCAAGGCGATCGCCCTGATCCGGGACGGTCGGATCGGCGAGATTCGCAAGGTCACCTGCGGCATCGGCGGCGCCGGCGCCTCGCCCGAGATCCCGGCGGTCGACCCGCCCAAGGGCCTCGACTGGGACATGTGGCTCGGCCCCGCGCCGAAGGCCCCCTACCGCGCGCTGCCGGAGATGCGGCAGGGGTACGGCGGCGGCGTGCCGCTCTACACCAACTGCCACTACGCCTGGCGGAACTGGTTCGAAACCTCCGGCGGTCAGCTGAACGACTGGGGCGCCCACCATGTCGACATCGCGACCTGGGCCCTCGGCGCGAGCGACACCGGCCCGAGCAAGATCACGCCGGTGAGCTATTCGATGCCGGTCGACTACAAGGACGGCTACCCGACGGTCGCCGATCGGTTCAACGTGCCGACGAGCTTCGAGATCCGCGCCGAGATGCCCGGCGGCGTGCCGCTGATCATCACCAGTTCCGGCGACAACGGCATCCTGTTCGAGGGGACGAAGGGTCGCTTCTTCGTCAACCGCGGTAAGCTGACGGGCAAGCCGGTCGAAGAGCTGGAAAGCAACCCGCTGCCCGAGGGCGCCGTCGAAGCGGTGTACGGCGGCCCGGTCAGCGGGAACCACACCGCTAACTTTATCGACGCGATGAAGTCCCGCGAGCAGCCGATCTCCGACGTCTGGTCCCACAACCGGATGCTCGAGACCTGCCACCTGGCGAACATCGCGATGCGGCTGGGCCGCGAATTGAATTGGGACCCGACCAAACGCGAAATCGTCGGCGACGCCGAAGCCAACGCGTTCCTGTCGCAGGAGAGCCGCAAGGGCTACGAAATCGACATGTAG
- the ahr gene encoding NADPH-dependent aldehyde reductase Ahr codes for MAYEAWTATGPGATFEKRSLDRGPLGPEEVEVAVEHCGICHSDLSMWHDEWGTATYPAVLGHEVIGRVAALGPMAKGLAVGQRVGVGWNCASCMHCRQCLSGDQHLCESAQPTIAGHLGGFARSVRAHWAWTIPLPDDLHAADAGPLLCGGITVFNPLAAFASPNSRVGVVGIGGLGHLAVKFAAAYGCEVTAFTSSESKFEEARGFGAHQVVSSRDSEAIRSLAKSLDLLIVTVNVPLDWDALIASLAPNGRMHVVGAVLEPIPVSIFPLIMRQGSVGASPTGSPVGIADMLAFAARHDIAPQTEHFPMSRINEAFAHVADGKARYRVVLDADFAG; via the coding sequence ATGGCGTACGAAGCGTGGACGGCCACCGGGCCGGGGGCGACCTTCGAGAAACGGTCCCTCGACCGCGGTCCGCTGGGGCCGGAGGAGGTGGAGGTGGCGGTCGAGCATTGCGGCATCTGCCACTCCGATCTGTCGATGTGGCATGACGAGTGGGGCACGGCGACCTACCCGGCCGTGCTCGGGCACGAGGTGATCGGCCGAGTCGCTGCGTTGGGTCCGATGGCCAAAGGCCTTGCCGTTGGGCAGCGCGTCGGCGTGGGCTGGAACTGCGCCAGTTGCATGCACTGTCGGCAGTGCCTGTCGGGCGATCAGCATCTCTGCGAAAGCGCCCAGCCGACGATCGCCGGCCATCTCGGCGGGTTCGCAAGATCGGTGCGGGCTCATTGGGCGTGGACGATTCCGCTGCCCGACGACCTCCACGCCGCGGACGCCGGCCCGCTGCTGTGCGGGGGCATCACGGTGTTCAATCCCCTCGCCGCCTTCGCCTCCCCGAACAGTCGCGTGGGGGTGGTCGGGATCGGCGGGCTGGGTCACCTCGCCGTGAAGTTCGCCGCCGCGTACGGGTGCGAGGTGACGGCGTTTACCTCCAGCGAGAGCAAGTTCGAGGAGGCCCGCGGCTTCGGCGCCCACCAAGTCGTCTCCAGCCGCGACTCCGAAGCGATTCGGTCGCTCGCCAAGAGCCTCGACCTGCTGATCGTCACGGTGAACGTGCCGCTGGACTGGGACGCCCTGATCGCGTCGCTGGCGCCCAACGGGCGGATGCACGTCGTGGGCGCGGTGCTGGAGCCAATCCCCGTGTCGATCTTCCCTCTGATCATGCGTCAGGGAAGCGTCGGGGCGTCGCCGACCGGCTCTCCGGTGGGGATCGCCGACATGCTCGCCTTCGCGGCCCGGCACGACATCGCCCCGCAAACGGAACATTTCCCGATGAGCCGAATCAACGAAGCCTTCGCTCACGTCGCGGACGGCAAGGCACGGTATCGCGTGGTGCTGGACGCCGACTTCGCCGGCTGA